Proteins from a genomic interval of Paenibacillus sp. RC334:
- the nrdR gene encoding transcriptional regulator NrdR codes for MKCPYCAYNGTKVLDSRPANDNKSIRRRRECEQCARRFTTFEMVEETPLMVIKKDGSREEFSRDKMLRGLIRACEKRPVSVEQLDMIVSQVENAIRNTAATEVDSQQIGELVMEQLYPVDEVAYVRFASVYRQFKDINMFMKELKTLLSKDTASD; via the coding sequence GTGCCTACAATGGAACAAAGGTGCTGGACTCTCGGCCTGCGAATGACAACAAGTCCATCCGCCGCCGCCGCGAATGCGAGCAATGTGCCAGGCGTTTTACCACCTTTGAAATGGTGGAGGAGACTCCACTGATGGTCATTAAAAAGGATGGCAGCCGTGAAGAATTCAGCCGTGATAAAATGCTGCGCGGTCTCATTCGGGCCTGCGAGAAGCGTCCTGTATCTGTCGAGCAACTGGATATGATCGTATCCCAGGTGGAAAACGCTATCCGCAACACAGCCGCTACTGAGGTGGACAGCCAGCAGATCGGCGAACTGGTCATGGAACAGCTCTATCCTGTTGATGAGGTTGCCTACGTGCGCTTTGCGTCCGTATATCGGCAGTTCAAAGATATCAACATGTTTATGAAGGAACTGAAAACACTTTTATCCAAAGATACAGCCAGCGACTAG